A genomic window from Providencia alcalifaciens includes:
- a CDS encoding antirestriction protein → MFTLQQQASAVIKTNLVHPRGRDTFWRFYFGTVPDWQRIEGDIFNMMAKLCNRYQGAFWEFSMLSNGGAFIWPDMLETSLHMFNPHNGNEAELSPEAAGIAVCLLVYSIWSFKTESPVLVEYFYLLRDYAIQHPEQAQIFRLID, encoded by the coding sequence ATGTTTACCTTACAACAGCAAGCATCTGCCGTTATCAAAACTAACCTTGTTCACCCTCGTGGTCGTGATACCTTCTGGCGTTTTTACTTTGGCACTGTGCCAGACTGGCAACGTATTGAAGGCGATATCTTTAACATGATGGCGAAGCTTTGTAATCGCTATCAAGGTGCTTTTTGGGAGTTCAGTATGCTGTCTAATGGCGGCGCATTTATCTGGCCTGATATGCTCGAAACCTCCCTGCATATGTTTAACCCGCATAACGGAAATGAAGCTGAGTTAAGCCCTGAAGCAGCCGGTATTGCTGTCTGTTTACTGGTGTATAGCATCTGGTCATTTAAAACCGAAAGCCCTGTGCTGGTGGAATATTTTTACCTGTTGCGTGATTACGCTATACAGCATCCGGAGCAAGCACAAATCTTTCGCCTTATAGACTGA